From Solwaraspora sp. WMMD1047, the proteins below share one genomic window:
- a CDS encoding metallophosphoesterase family protein, with product MRNRVAVLSDIHGVLPALAAVLAEPEVATADRVVLTGDIAAGPQPVEVLDLLTEIGDRAVWVRGNAERMMVTYRRGGTVDIPDPILPWAADQLGRTHLDRLTDLPTSATLPVAGLGPVLFCHATPRDDEEVVLVDSRLDRWAEVLEGTEEGVRTVVGGHTHMPYVRLAHGRLVVNPGSVGMPYGRSGAHWALLGPGVELRRTVYDVDAACAEVAANSTYPDAARWADYYLRATATDADALRVFGPRDGRTTS from the coding sequence ATGCGGAACCGGGTCGCTGTCCTGTCCGATATTCACGGCGTACTGCCGGCGCTGGCGGCGGTGCTGGCCGAGCCGGAGGTTGCCACCGCCGACCGGGTGGTGCTGACGGGGGACATCGCGGCTGGCCCGCAACCGGTCGAGGTCCTGGACCTGCTCACCGAAATCGGCGACCGGGCGGTCTGGGTACGCGGCAACGCCGAGCGGATGATGGTGACCTACCGGCGGGGCGGGACGGTCGACATCCCCGACCCGATCCTGCCGTGGGCGGCCGACCAACTGGGCCGGACCCACCTGGACCGGCTCACCGACCTGCCCACCTCGGCCACGCTGCCTGTGGCAGGGCTTGGTCCGGTGCTGTTCTGCCACGCCACTCCCCGCGACGACGAGGAGGTCGTCCTCGTCGACTCGCGGCTGGACCGGTGGGCGGAGGTGCTCGAAGGCACGGAAGAGGGCGTCCGCACCGTCGTCGGCGGACACACCCACATGCCGTACGTCCGGCTGGCGCACGGGCGGTTGGTCGTGAACCCGGGCAGCGTGGGGATGCCGTACGGGCGCTCCGGGGCGCACTGGGCGCTGCTCGGACCAGGCGTGGAGCTACGCCGCACGGTCTACGACGTAGACGCCGCCTGCGCCGAGGTCGCCGCCAACTCGACCTATCCGGACGCGGCTCGGTGGGCCGACTACTACTTGCGGGCCACCGCCACCGATGCCGACGCCCTGCGCGTTTTCGGACCTCGCGACGGTCGTACTACGTCCTGA
- a CDS encoding GntR family transcriptional regulator gives MATGYRAIAEMLRAAIERGDFQPGSRIPTEHELAEQYGVARETVRRALAVLKAGGLLVSATSQGTVVAEPPVRLSVTRYADVTDGSRSDNHLGPWETACAQQGVPGRAEVVGVNRATADASLAAQLDVPEGAELVHRAREMWAGDDVAQLQDSWLPAELVEGTPLAEPGKVVGGVYAAMLSAGLVPATFTESLSARLPTREEQQRMRLGDAAPVLEVWRITRDGSGRSLEALRTVADARRSLFVYDDLPVRT, from the coding sequence GTGGCAACGGGATACCGCGCGATCGCGGAGATGCTCCGGGCGGCCATCGAGCGGGGGGATTTCCAGCCGGGATCGCGTATCCCGACGGAGCACGAGTTGGCCGAGCAGTACGGCGTCGCGCGGGAGACGGTCCGTCGCGCCTTGGCTGTGCTCAAGGCAGGTGGTCTGCTTGTCTCGGCGACGAGCCAGGGCACCGTGGTGGCCGAGCCGCCGGTACGCCTGTCAGTGACCAGGTACGCCGACGTCACGGATGGGAGCCGGTCAGACAACCACCTGGGGCCGTGGGAGACGGCCTGCGCGCAGCAGGGTGTGCCGGGCCGGGCCGAGGTTGTCGGGGTGAACCGGGCGACCGCAGACGCCTCGCTTGCCGCTCAGCTCGATGTTCCCGAAGGGGCCGAACTGGTGCACCGGGCTCGCGAGATGTGGGCGGGCGACGATGTCGCCCAACTCCAGGACTCGTGGTTGCCCGCCGAGCTCGTGGAGGGCACGCCGCTGGCAGAACCGGGGAAGGTGGTCGGTGGGGTCTACGCGGCGATGCTGTCCGCCGGGCTCGTCCCAGCGACCTTCACCGAGTCACTTTCCGCGAGACTGCCCACCAGAGAAGAGCAGCAGCGGATGCGGCTCGGAGATGCGGCGCCGGTCCTGGAGGTCTGGCGAATCACCCGGGACGGTTCAGGCCGGTCATTGGAGGCGCTGCGTACGGTGGCGGATGCTCGCCGATCCCTGTTCGTCTACGACGACCTGCCGGTCCGGACGTGA
- a CDS encoding Crp/Fnr family transcriptional regulator yields the protein MDEVLARSGIFQGVDPEAAEALAKEMEIIESRKGEIVFNEGEPGDSLYIVLSGKIKVGRRAADGRQNLIAVMGPSDMVGELSLFDPGPRTATATAVTDTRLARLRKQALRPWLNNRPEIAEQLLRVLARRLRRTNDALADLIFTDVPGRVAKNLLQMAGRFGTRDGGVLRVTHDLTQEEIAQLVGASRETVNKALADFASRGWLRLDGKSIIILDPERLARRARV from the coding sequence ATGGATGAGGTACTGGCACGCAGCGGGATCTTCCAGGGCGTGGACCCGGAGGCCGCCGAGGCGCTCGCCAAGGAGATGGAGATCATCGAGTCCCGCAAGGGCGAGATCGTCTTCAACGAGGGCGAACCGGGCGACAGCCTCTATATTGTCCTGAGCGGCAAGATCAAGGTGGGCCGACGCGCCGCCGACGGCCGACAGAATCTGATTGCCGTGATGGGCCCCTCCGACATGGTCGGGGAGCTCTCCCTCTTCGATCCCGGCCCGCGTACGGCCACCGCGACCGCGGTCACCGACACCCGGCTGGCCCGGCTCCGCAAGCAGGCGCTGCGCCCCTGGCTGAACAACCGCCCGGAGATCGCGGAGCAGCTGCTCCGGGTGCTCGCCCGTAGGCTGCGCCGGACGAACGACGCGCTGGCCGACTTGATATTCACTGACGTGCCGGGGCGGGTGGCGAAGAACCTGCTGCAGATGGCCGGCCGGTTCGGCACCCGGGACGGCGGGGTCCTGCGGGTCACCCACGACCTCACCCAGGAGGAGATCGCCCAGCTCGTCGGCGCCTCCCGGGAGACCGTCAACAAGGCACTCGCCGACTTCGCCTCGCGCGGCTGGCTGCGCCTGGACGGCAAGAGCATCATCATCCTCGACCCGGAACGCCTGGCCCGCCGCGCCCGCGTCTAG
- a CDS encoding adenosylcobinamide amidohydrolase, which yields MITGPALTSRREDGLDLPLLVWRLPGPARAIGSAPLGGGIGERRWLINATVPMSYRRDDPDAHLAALAHDLDLVGPGIGLLTGVDVADLVTREETGVRVWATIGLGTPILAAAPEPAAPGSAPAILAVSPESSAPGSESVPATPESAGSAAVRVPVRPRSSPAPREVGTVNIVAWVPVGLSDAALVNAVGTVTEAKAQALWELGLAATGTATDAVVVLCPPDGPREAYGGPRSRWGAPLARATRDAVVARGPDPGPAWSVRYAAEVKRAADRHER from the coding sequence GTGATCACCGGTCCCGCGCTGACGTCCCGGCGCGAGGATGGCCTCGATCTTCCGCTGCTGGTCTGGCGGCTGCCGGGGCCGGCGCGGGCGATCGGATCCGCGCCGCTGGGCGGCGGGATCGGCGAACGGCGCTGGTTGATCAACGCGACCGTGCCGATGTCGTACCGCCGGGACGACCCGGATGCGCACCTGGCCGCGCTCGCCCACGACCTCGACCTGGTCGGACCCGGTATCGGCCTGCTCACTGGCGTCGACGTCGCCGACCTGGTGACCCGCGAGGAGACCGGGGTGCGCGTCTGGGCGACCATCGGGCTGGGCACGCCGATCCTGGCCGCCGCCCCGGAGCCGGCAGCGCCCGGGTCGGCGCCTGCGATCCTGGCCGTCTCACCGGAGAGTTCAGCGCCCGGGTCGGAGTCGGTGCCCGCGACGCCGGAGTCGGCAGGGTCGGCGGCGGTGCGGGTGCCGGTCCGGCCGCGATCATCGCCGGCTCCGCGCGAGGTGGGGACGGTGAACATCGTCGCCTGGGTGCCGGTCGGGTTGAGCGATGCGGCGCTTGTCAACGCCGTCGGCACGGTGACCGAGGCCAAGGCCCAGGCGCTCTGGGAGCTGGGGCTGGCGGCCACCGGCACCGCGACCGACGCGGTGGTGGTGCTCTGCCCGCCGGACGGCCCGCGGGAGGCGTACGGCGGTCCGCGGTCCCGCTGGGGTGCCCCGCTGGCGCGGGCGACCCGGGACGCGGTCGTGGCCCGTGGACCGGACCCCGGTCCGGCCTGGTCGGTCCGGTACGCGGCCGAGGTGAAACGAGCCGCCGACCGGCACGAACGCTGA